From the genome of Triticum aestivum cultivar Chinese Spring chromosome 3B, IWGSC CS RefSeq v2.1, whole genome shotgun sequence, one region includes:
- the LOC123066273 gene encoding putative F-box/LRR-repeat/kelch-repeat protein At1g11620: MSTRGQMAPRRRSTSPPPASLPDDDDILREILLRLPPRPSSLPRASLVCKRWRSLVADPQFRRRFGDHHGKPPLLGFFLEDYPSSQFVPILDRPDRIPGARFSMTLNKGNRIVDCRHGLVLFIRRRPRRRLLVWDPVAREQRRLIVPRELDNDLLMFNGAVLRPASGHGHYQVALIAHDRLSNHTRIFACLYSSETGIWSKINSLQLQSFMATPEPSTLIGNSFCWLLKVHPDLQHVILEFDLDRQSLTVIDLPLQVKARPFKLRIVPTEDGGLGIIHLSTFHSQIWKREPGSVWVHDRAIEFEELRSACKGDRYPLIVGFSEDSNAILLQTNSGVFMVYLRSMEFKKISNMGNFHLHYPFACFYPGGTGIGDGHGGDDVLEDVKWLFVETC, translated from the exons ATGAGCACGAGAGGGCAGATGGCTCCCCGCCGCCGCAGCACCTCTCCGCCGCCTGCCTCTCTCCCAGACGACGACGACATCCTCCgggagatcctcctccgcctcccgccgcggCCGTCCTCCCTCCCCCGGGCCTCCCTCGTCTGCAAGCGTTGGCGCAGCCTCGTCGCCGATCCCCAATTCCGACGCCGCTTCGGCGACCACCACGGCAAGCCCCCTCTCCTTGGCTTCTTCCTCGAGGACTATCCGTCCTCTCAGTTTGTTCCAATACTGGATCGACCAGATCGCATCCCCGGCGCTCGCTTCTCCATGACTCTCAACAAGGGCAACCGCATCGTCGACTGCCGCCACGGCCTCGTCCTTTTCATCCGCCGTCGCCCGCGGCGCCGCCTACTTGTGTGGGACCCCGTCGCCCGCGAACAGCGCCGGCTCATCGTCCCACGAGAGCTGGACAACGACCTGCTCATGTTCAACGGGGCCGTGCTTCGCCCTGCCAGCGGCCATGGCCATTACCAGGTGGCCCTGATAGCCCATGACAGACTTAGTAATCATACAAGAATTTTCGCATGCCTTTACTCATCGGAGACCGGGATATGGAGCAAAATCAATTCACTGCAGCTGCAATCGTTTATGGCCACGCCAGAACCCAGTACTTTGATTGGGAATTCCTTTTGTTGGTTACTTAAGGTTCATCCTGACCTTCAACATGTCATACTTGAGTTTGATCTGGATAGGCAGAGCCTAACTGTGATAGACCTGCCACTACAAGTAAAAGCTCGCCCTTTCAAGTTAAGGATTGTGCCGACCGAAGATGGTGGGCTTGGCATTATCCATCTCTCAACATTTCACAGCCAAATATGGAAGAGAGAGCCTGGTTCTGTATGGGTGCACGACAGAGCTATTGAATTCGAGGAGCTCAGATCAGCTTGTAAGGGAGACCGATACCCCCTCATAGTGGGGTTTTCCGAGGACAGTAATGCAATCCTTTTACAGACGAATTCTGGTGTTTTCATGGTCTATCTCCGGTCCATGGAGTTTAAGAAAATTTCCAATATGGGGAACTTCCATCTCCATTATCCATTTGCATGCTTCTATCCTGGAG GGACTGGCATTGGTGATGGACATGGTGGAGATGACGTGTTAGAAGATGTGAAATGGTTGTTTGTTGAGACATGCTAG